In Paroedura picta isolate Pp20150507F chromosome 6, Ppicta_v3.0, whole genome shotgun sequence, one genomic interval encodes:
- the LOC143840265 gene encoding uncharacterized protein LOC143840265, with translation MEPPPPPPPPSLRAQRQRAKARGGFTSSGAWSERPAGGDGAAAEGSGRTPALLLLFAGAVSPRPHTHTAAAGSLRGLLSPSLLLPAPRRPEAGGGCGAPEQRARCAALPSPPLREPPRPGVGFAEGHPHGSPGSAWSLGGAAAQRGVGDARLSTSKPTATTGDASAARSACGRVARSSLRKSWRGQGRPWDTVPQSPPSGAPISSEGADLGSLEQEKRKTQLERYIDSIKEARTLSLQGRF, from the exons atggagccgccgccgccaccgccgccgccttccCTCCGTGCGCAGCGGCAAAGAGCGAAAGCGAGAGGCGGCTTCACCTCCTCGGGGGCATGGTCGGAGCGGCCTGCAGGGGGAGACGGAGCAGCCGCGGAGGGAAGCGGCCGGACGCCGGCTTTGCTCCTCCTCTTCGCCGGCGCGGTGTCGCCCCGACCGCACACACACACCGCCGCCGCCGGGTCACTTCGGGGACTCTTGTCCCCCTCGCTTCTCCTTCCTGCACCGAGGCGGCCAGAAGCAGGTGGGGGCTGTGGGGCTCCCGAGCAGCGCGCACGCTgcgccgccctcccctcccctcccctccgtgagCCACCCCGGCCGGGCGTCGGGTTCGCTGAAGGTCACCCCCACGGCAGCCCTGGGAGCGCCTGGTCCCTGGGAGGGGCAGCAGCCCAGCGCGGTGTCGGCGACGCGAGGCTGAGCACAAGCAAACCAACCGCGACGACGGGAGACGCGAGCGCCGCCCGGAGCGCTTGtggaagggttgccagatccagcctgAGAAAGTCCTGGAGAGGCCAGGGGCGCCCATGGGacacagtgccacagagcccaccctccggAGCACCCatttcctccgagggagctgatCTCgggagtctggag caggaaaagaggaagactcaacttGAGAGATatattgactcaatcaaggaagccaggaccctcagtttgcaaggccggttttga